In one window of Microbacterium natoriense DNA:
- a CDS encoding XRE family transcriptional regulator translates to MSESLRELRERAGLSQAQLALRSGVAQPNIAAYEAGRRNPSAAMVDRLRSAVRPLPHEALEQHRDELKKLAAEYGLNNLRVFGSARTGTDTAQSDLDILVTRSPNVGLLTVAEFALAAEQLLGVPVDVVTDGGLPADHPILRSAVAA, encoded by the coding sequence ATGAGTGAATCACTGCGCGAACTGCGTGAGCGGGCGGGGCTCAGCCAAGCGCAGCTCGCATTGCGCAGCGGCGTTGCGCAGCCGAACATCGCCGCGTACGAGGCCGGGCGGCGGAATCCGTCGGCGGCGATGGTCGACAGACTGCGGTCGGCTGTGCGCCCTTTGCCTCATGAAGCGCTGGAGCAGCATCGTGACGAACTCAAGAAGCTCGCCGCGGAATACGGGTTGAACAACCTGCGAGTGTTCGGTTCCGCCAGGACGGGCACGGATACCGCGCAGAGCGACCTCGATATCCTGGTCACCCGCTCACCGAATGTCGGCTTGCTGACGGTCGCCGAGTTCGCTCTCGCCGCCGAACAGCTGCTCGGCGTTCCGGTCGACGTCGTCACAGACGGAGGGCTCCCCGCTGATCATCCGATCCTCCGGTCAGCGGTGGCCGCGTGA
- a CDS encoding HhH-GPD-type base excision DNA repair protein, protein MALHITGDTAADTLLTENPLALLVGMLLDQQVPMETAFAGPLKIEQRTGATDAPTIARMDPDEFLAAFKQTPAVHRFPGSMAARVQTLCQELVDQWGGDAQNLWTDGDPSGAEVLKRLKTLPGFGEQKAKIFLALLGKQYGFRGEGWREASAPYGEEGSYRSVADIVSPESLGKVREHKKAMKAAAKAKE, encoded by the coding sequence ATGGCCCTTCACATCACCGGAGACACCGCCGCCGACACCCTGTTGACCGAGAACCCGCTGGCCCTGCTGGTCGGGATGCTGCTGGACCAGCAGGTTCCGATGGAGACCGCGTTCGCCGGCCCTCTCAAGATCGAGCAGCGCACGGGGGCGACGGATGCCCCCACGATCGCGCGCATGGACCCGGACGAGTTCCTCGCCGCGTTCAAGCAGACGCCTGCCGTGCACCGGTTCCCCGGATCGATGGCGGCACGCGTGCAGACGCTGTGCCAGGAGCTCGTCGACCAGTGGGGCGGCGACGCGCAGAACCTCTGGACGGATGGCGACCCTTCGGGCGCCGAGGTGCTCAAGCGGCTGAAGACCCTGCCCGGCTTCGGCGAGCAGAAGGCGAAGATCTTCCTCGCTCTCCTCGGCAAGCAGTACGGATTCCGCGGAGAGGGCTGGCGCGAAGCATCCGCCCCCTACGGCGAAGAGGGCTCCTACCGCAGCGTCGCCGACATCGTCTCGCCCGAGTCGCTCGGCAAGGTGCGCGAGCACAAGAAGGCGATGAAGGCTGCCGCGAAGGCGAAGGAGTGA
- a CDS encoding DUF1801 domain-containing protein, which produces MRPTGDDVAGLIARSSPAIRRRDAETLTALMQEITGREPHTWGTIIGFGSVHYRYPTGTEGDSGVLSFAPRKAATTIYLFDGVDAHADDLASLGPHTTGVGCLYIKDLEQIDAKVLTRILKRSLAWVEAGGTEQVQLTVTG; this is translated from the coding sequence GTGAGGCCGACCGGCGACGACGTCGCAGGCCTCATCGCCCGCTCCAGCCCGGCGATCCGCCGCAGGGATGCCGAGACGCTGACGGCCCTCATGCAGGAGATCACGGGGCGCGAACCTCACACCTGGGGCACGATCATCGGCTTCGGCTCGGTGCACTACCGCTACCCGACGGGAACCGAGGGTGACAGCGGGGTGCTGAGCTTCGCACCGCGCAAGGCCGCGACGACGATCTACCTGTTCGACGGCGTCGATGCGCATGCCGACGATCTCGCTTCGCTGGGCCCCCACACCACCGGCGTCGGATGCCTGTACATCAAGGACCTCGAGCAGATCGATGCCAAGGTCCTCACGCGCATCCTGAAGCGCTCTCTCGCCTGGGTCGAGGCGGGCGGCACGGAGCAGGTGCAGCTCACCGTCACCGGCTGA
- a CDS encoding epoxide hydrolase family protein translates to MENTNLTFSPFTVSVTAAEVADLQDRLARTRLPQPSPTEVGDAGDWDAGTPNSYLREALAAWRDFDWTAAQERINSVPHFTTEIDGQSIHFIHVRSVHAGATPLLLAHTYPGSAIDYLELIDLLTDPVAHGGRAEDAFDVVIPDVPGYGFSQPLASAGWTTAKVAAAYDRLMRGLGYDNYGIHGSDNGAMVARELGLLNPEGFLGLHVLQLFSFPSGDPAEFEKLEPQDYAGLEHMQWFQSVGGYNTMNSSRPQTVAVGISDSPIGLLAYSELFNSFGNGTSLVPLEKILLEVSVNWFANAASGMSRSYLENARVEAEPHINQAPTGVAVFKDDFQTIRVFAERDNSNIVHWSRFEEGGHFAALERPEVLAADIRTFFAGLR, encoded by the coding sequence ATGGAAAACACGAACCTCACCTTCAGCCCCTTCACCGTCTCGGTCACCGCCGCCGAGGTCGCCGATCTGCAGGATCGCCTGGCCCGCACCCGCCTTCCCCAGCCGTCACCGACAGAGGTCGGCGACGCTGGCGACTGGGATGCCGGCACCCCGAACTCCTACCTCCGCGAGGCTCTGGCAGCGTGGCGCGACTTCGACTGGACAGCGGCTCAGGAGCGCATCAACTCCGTCCCGCACTTCACGACCGAGATCGACGGACAGAGCATCCACTTCATCCACGTCCGCTCCGTTCACGCCGGCGCGACACCGCTGCTCCTCGCACACACCTATCCCGGCTCCGCCATCGACTACCTCGAGCTGATCGACCTGCTCACTGACCCTGTGGCGCACGGCGGCCGTGCGGAGGACGCCTTCGACGTCGTGATTCCGGACGTTCCGGGCTACGGCTTCTCTCAGCCCCTGGCCTCGGCAGGCTGGACGACCGCGAAGGTCGCGGCGGCCTACGACCGGCTGATGCGCGGGCTCGGGTACGACAATTACGGCATCCACGGCTCCGACAACGGCGCGATGGTCGCCCGCGAGCTCGGGCTGCTCAACCCCGAGGGCTTCCTGGGACTGCACGTGCTGCAGCTGTTCTCGTTCCCTTCGGGCGACCCGGCCGAGTTCGAGAAGCTCGAACCGCAGGACTACGCCGGGCTCGAGCACATGCAGTGGTTCCAGTCGGTCGGCGGCTACAACACGATGAACTCGTCGCGCCCGCAGACGGTGGCGGTGGGCATCAGCGACTCGCCGATCGGCCTGCTCGCCTACAGCGAGCTGTTCAACTCCTTCGGCAACGGCACCTCGCTCGTGCCGCTGGAGAAGATATTGCTCGAGGTCAGCGTGAACTGGTTCGCGAACGCGGCATCCGGCATGTCCCGCAGCTATCTCGAGAACGCCCGCGTCGAGGCCGAGCCGCACATCAACCAGGCGCCGACCGGGGTCGCCGTGTTCAAGGACGACTTCCAGACGATCCGCGTCTTCGCCGAGCGCGACAACTCGAACATCGTGCACTGGAGCCGCTTCGAGGAAGGAGGGCACTTCGCCGCCCTCGAGCGCCCCGAGGTTCTCGCCGCCGACATCCGCACCTTCTTCGCCGGCCTGCGCTGA
- a CDS encoding helix-turn-helix transcriptional regulator — MADPTARLLALLGLLQTGTERSGSELAARLGVSGRTVRHDIERLRDLGYPVDASRGSIGGYRLGAGGKLPPLLLDDEEAVAVTVGLRAAAGIAGVAESGARALAKLEQVLPSHLRPTVDALRSSVDRAPENNDTDAPDPEVDAASLQAIAGAIRNTEWLRFDYEGAPSLVEPYRLLTWHRRWYLVARDPEAGEWGTYRVDWMDLRMPTRRRFDPTPLPGGDYTAFAMRTIAVSGWVVHARLRIDAPAEAVLDRIHAAVGVVEPVDDSHCILVTGADSLDTVAAYIGMLMMDFTVESPPELIPRLRLLSERYARAVAGSAPAPASAPTSEL; from the coding sequence ATGGCCGATCCGACCGCCCGCCTGCTCGCCCTGCTGGGTCTGCTGCAGACCGGGACGGAGCGCTCAGGCAGCGAACTCGCCGCCCGCCTCGGCGTCTCCGGCCGCACCGTCCGCCACGACATCGAGCGGCTCCGCGACCTCGGCTATCCCGTCGACGCGAGTCGCGGCTCGATCGGCGGCTATCGGCTCGGTGCCGGAGGGAAGCTCCCGCCGCTGCTGCTCGACGACGAGGAGGCCGTGGCGGTCACGGTCGGGCTCCGCGCAGCGGCCGGAATCGCGGGCGTGGCCGAATCCGGGGCGAGGGCGCTCGCCAAGCTCGAGCAGGTGCTCCCCTCGCACCTGCGCCCGACGGTCGACGCCCTGCGGTCGAGCGTCGACCGTGCCCCCGAGAACAACGACACCGATGCGCCGGACCCCGAGGTCGACGCCGCGTCTCTCCAGGCCATCGCCGGCGCGATCCGCAACACGGAATGGCTGCGCTTCGACTACGAGGGCGCCCCTTCGCTGGTCGAACCGTACAGATTGCTCACCTGGCATCGACGCTGGTATCTCGTCGCGCGCGATCCTGAGGCGGGCGAATGGGGCACGTACCGCGTCGACTGGATGGACCTGCGGATGCCGACGCGTCGCCGCTTCGATCCGACACCGCTGCCCGGTGGCGACTACACGGCGTTCGCGATGCGCACGATCGCGGTGAGCGGCTGGGTCGTGCACGCGCGCCTGCGCATAGACGCTCCCGCGGAGGCGGTGCTCGATCGCATCCACGCCGCGGTCGGCGTCGTCGAACCGGTCGACGACAGCCACTGCATCCTCGTCACCGGCGCCGACAGCCTCGACACGGTCGCCGCCTACATCGGGATGCTGATGATGGACTTCACGGTGGAGAGCCCGCCGGAGCTGATCCCTCGGCTGCGGCTGCTGTCGGAGCGCTACGCACGCGCGGTCGCCGGCAGCGCGCCAGCCCCGGCATCCGCTCCTACCTCCGAGCTCTGA